CGCATCATCTGCTCAATGCTGTCGGCAAACTGGGACGTCTCCTGGAGCATGTAACCGGATCGCAGGGTGGCGGTGCGGAACATCATCAAGGCCATATCCTTGGCGGTGTCATCGGCCTCGTCGGCCTCCACGCGACGCAACAGCTCGCGGATCAGAGGATGCCTGGGGTTGATCTCGAGTGCCTTCTTCTGGTTGAGATAGTAGGTGCGCTGAGGATCGTCGGACTTCTGGTGGGCGTTTGACATGGCCAGACGCTCCATGTTGCCGGTCCAGCCGAAGACGCCGGCCACCAAGGCGCACGGCGAGTTGCTCAGACGCTCCGACACCTGAGCCTTGGAGATCTGATCCTTGAGGGCCACATCGTTCAGCCACTTGACCAGCGGCTCGAAGGTGCTCTTCAGCGACTCGAAGTTCTTCTTGCTCTTCTCCGACTCGTTCAGCTGGAATCCCTCCTTGGCCACGTTCTGGAACTTCTTGCCATCGAACTCGGGCAGGGCGGAGATGCAGTACTCATCGACGGCCTCCACCAGGTACAGCACCTCGTAGCCCTTGCTCAGCAGACGCTCCACGAAGGGCGACTTCTCGACCTCGGCGCGGTTGGCACCGGCAATGTAGTAGATGTGCTCCTGCTTCGCCTTCATGCGCTCCTTGTACTCGGCCAGCGAGGTGACGCCCTTGCCGTTGGAGGTCTGGAAGCGGAGCAGCTTGGCGAGACGCGAACGGTTGCTGGGATCCTCCATCACACCCAGTTTGATGCTGCAATTCGTAAAATAATATGATGATTAGAACATAAGAGTATATAAATAATCAGTTAAAAAAGGGGGAGAACAGaattgtttttcatttgtGATATATGCATTCGATGActgattaaaattatattttttaagccttAGAAACTATATTAGTTATAAGAATattataattgtatttataatgCCTTAAATAGCTTTCAGTGGAACACTCattaaaataagtatataaaaaattttaatactcCAAAAAATTCTTATCAGTTTTCCACGTCACTATggtcaatatttaaatattgcgTGGATTCTGCGAAAACTCTTATCTTATCTCTTCAAGTATTCTCtgtgttaaatttattttattattttgtgtgaAAGATCCTATAAAATGTACTTTAATTTCgtcagaaatattttaaatgagttCTTAGGAAAAGAGAttcttatcaattttaaatataaatgataaTTAACACACGTCACCATAATGGTCAGTAGAATAATTACGTGGATTTGTAAAGCCAGGGttcttaatttttgaaaacactCCCCCCAATTTGTTTGGAAAACATAAGCAGTCAACACTTACTTGGTGGAGAACTCCTTCCAGAACTTCTCGTAGGCATCCTTGTCGATCTTCTTGAGCATGTCGAGCACCTTGCGGACCAGCTTCTTCTTGATAACCTTGATGAGTTTGTGCTGCTGCAGGGTCTCGCGGGAAACGTTGAGGGGCAGATCATCGGAGTCGACGACACCGCGGATGAAGCTCAGATAGTTGGGCATCATGTCGTTAAACTCGTCGGTGATGAAGACGCGGCGCACGTACAGCTTAATGTTGTCCGACTTGGTGCCGTAGCGGTTGAAGGACTCCGAGGGCTGAACCTTGGGTACGTAGAGCAAACTCTTGAAGGTAACCTCGCCCTCGGCGATGAAGTGCGTCTGGGACAGGGGCTCGCTGGAGTCCTTGGTCAGGCTCTTGTAGAAGTTGGTGTACTCCTCCTCGTTCACTTCGGCGGGCTTGCGGGTCCAGATGGGCTTGCTGTCGTTAATGAGGGTCCAGTCCCAGGTGGTCTTCGACACCTTCTTGGTCTTGGGCTTGTCATCGTCGGCTTCCTCCACCTTGGCGTCCTCATCCTCCACGTCATCCTCGGTCTTCTCGGGCttggcctcctcctccacGGGCACCTCCTCTTCGACAGTCTTGCTGGACCACATGCGGATGGGGAAGTTGATGAACTGCGAGTACTTGCGGATGAGCTCGCGAACGGTGTCCTCCTCCAGGAAGTCCTGGGCCTCCTCCTTCAGGTACAGCGAGACCACGGAGCCACGTTTCAGGGTGTCGCCACGGGGATCCTCGGTGATGCTGAAGCTATTGGCGTCCGACTCCCAGATGTACTGCTTGTCGTCGTTGTGCTTGGTGGTGACGACCACACGATCGGCCACCAGGAAAGCCGAGTAGAAGCCCACACCAAACTGACCAATCATGTCGTTCATATCCTGCCCCTCTGACTTGCTGGGGTCCTGCATCTTGGCCAGGAAATCGGCAGTGCCGGACTTAGCAATGGTGCCCAGGTTGTTGATCAGATCCTGGTGAGTCATGCCAATGCCAGAGTCCATGATGTGCAGCGCCTTGTTCTCCTTGTCGGCCTTGATGCGAATGTGCAGCTCCGGATTGCTCTCCAGCTCCTTGCTGTTCGACAGTGCCAACAGGCGGATCTTGTCAATGGCATCGGAGGCGTTGGAGATCAGCTCACGCAGGAAGATCTCCTTGTTGCGGTACAGCGAGTTGATGATCAGCTTCATCATGCGGTTGACCTCCGTTTGAAAGGTGAACTTCTCCGCCTGCCGAGACAAAAGGAAAAAGAGAAGGGAAATCCCAGTCATACGTGTACTTTGTGAATGGTCTGGATCATAAACTCAACCCACCTTTTCGCGAATTTCCTTTAATTGCGCCACATTCAAACCATCCAGTTGAATGGCCTCCTCTTCGCGTTTCAAAGTTTCGGCGTCTGTGGATTTCGATAAGTTAAATGAGTACAATAAGAGGGGGCGTTCTTATTGCAGGCGTTCGTAACGCTGACGTGTACCATCAACATTTGCTTAATTCGCCGGGGGGGCGTGTCTCTACCTACCAGTTCTTGAGCCCTCCTTGAAGGATCCCAGGTCCAAATCAATGGTTTCCGTTGTAGCCTCATCTTCACTGGCGGCGATTTGATTGACGCCTAATGAGAATGCGACATGAATTAATTAGGTTAAAACACCGGTATTTTGCGGGCATGGCGGCGTGGCAAATGCAAACGTACCTGCTAAAAGCAGCAGACCCAACAGCAGAAAGTATTTCATGATCAAAGATAACTTGATTTACTACGCAGGACGAGCTATCAGTTGCTCCGGCTGAAAGGCCACGTCACGAATAAcagatttaataaattattccgCACTTGCGACGCCCGcttcggttttttttaaatgacgcCGACGTACGGCTGGAAAGCCTTTAAATCCCTGGTAGGGTGACCATTTTGCGGCGTTGGAATATGCCATGACCGCTGGAAAATATACTAAATCGACTAAAAATATACTGCAAAGTTAAGATATATACTGTTGTGGGCATGCAAATAGTAGCGacatttagaaaaataaaatagatttctgtttgatttgatttatttagtatttttattttatatgctggattttaaactttaattagaTATTTTATACGTATGTATTATTGAGTCactgtgttttaattttttttttaaaagaattctatatttttagatatataatattatttttctatgacattaaagaaaaaatttagattaagatagattttaaaaataagcaatattttcaattattatcattatatttttaaaatttttttcttttttattaaattaatgtcCATCAATTAGTCCgccaaataataaatgaatattattatttttagtatgTCTTATTCCAACTTCATGGTCTCACTACAACGATTTTCTATTAAAGTTCCCCACCCCACATGTTTTTGGTCTATTTCGGTATTTATATCCAAGCCCTTTGGTATTCTTTAACGGACCTGCTGCGGTCACTCTGGGCACGAGGCTTGTTTATTGGGCGAAATTTAATGATTCCCTGTAATCATTTAGCATTTGCGTGAGTTGCCAAACACAGGGCCTATTTTATATTCCGTTTCGGCCATACTCCGCCTACAACCGACTCGTCTATATCCAGACAAACacccgcagcagcagccgcagacGCAGTTCATCCGTCACAGGGGCCGCGGGCAGAGCGCAAAACAGCAACCGCAGAAACggaaaacagaaacagaaacctCTTCGCTCCGAAATCGTGATCGAAGTCAAGTGAATGATTCGGGGAGCGTGTCGTCTACATGGTAGTCGTAGTCGTAGTCGTGCATAGTACCAGTACCAAGTACCAGAGTACCGCCGCAGCAGTGTCAATTAGTAGTTTCGCATAACACCACCTCACGCGTACACACTCAACATACTCTACAGAGCACGAGCACCACCCCCCGAACAGCCGCCCACCCGTGTATCGCGATATCCGTGTTATACAACAAAATTGTTCCGTATTCCTCTGCCATACGCCGGCTAAAAATCAACCTCCCAAACATCGGAAAGCCATCTTCGCCCGTTGGAGCAGCTTAATCGCATTGGAGAAAGCGGCTCTACAACTgaaactggaactggaactgtAGCTGTAGCAAGTGGTCCGGATTAGCAGGTCATCGTAAGAGGAGAAGCCGCAGCAAGGGCACCACCACCAGCTGCACCACTACCACCACCGGATCCACCATGAACATAGACGACTACGAATCGCTACCCACCACCAGTGTGGGTGTGAACATGACGGCGGGCGCCATTGCGGGCGTGCTGGAGCATGTGGTCATGTATCCGCTGGACTCCGTCAAGGTGAGATCGGCGTTACCCGCCCGGTGGTAATCGGAGGAGGAGCATAATACGGGCATAAACCTAACCTCACTAACCATCGGAATTTTGTGTGTGCCACCGTcgacgccgccgccgctgctttGGCATAATCGTGATGTAATTCCTCGGGTATCAACTGCAACCAAGAGTTTCCCATTCCCAATGGACAGCTTTAGGTCGAATAGCCACTTTTCTGCCCTTATCGGGGCACGTTCCATTGCTTTATGCTGCGGCGATAAGATTAGCCCCCGTCTTTTCATCTTTGAATGGACTTATTCTTATCGCCAGAGCTCTGATCATTCAACTGGAAACTCATTTGGAAGGGACAAAAGTACACAGCTTAAGCATATGCAAAATGCGCCATGCTAGCTACCTCGTAATGAAGCTCGTTcgatatatatacatacatatgtacatatatgtacaacGCATTCTATTATTGACCGATTCTTGTTTCGTTATATTTCACTCAGCTGGTCGagtatttattgattttcgtGGCCACATGTGTCAATCGCGCAAATGACAGCCGGCAGGCAGTTGGGTGCCAGTCTAAAGCCTGGCCGGGATTCCCGGCGTCATCATTATAATAGTCCGTCGTTTGACGAGCTAATTTCACGGAGTTACGAAAGCCAGAGCGGAAAACCTTAAATTGACCAGCAATTGAGGCGCTTTTATTCGCTGATTCGCGATGTTTCTGTGGctgatttataaataattattgtcGCAGCGTTGTCATTGTGATTTCACAATTTATGTTCTTATCACAGAGCGCTTATTATCGGGATAAATGAATCATATTGCCTTTATAGATCTTAGCAATCCTCTATCGATTGATATTACCATTTATGTAACGAAAACTTCTATCAATCCGTTGTGGCACCTTTTTAATTAGGTTTCTACTGCGGCCCCCACTCGAGAGACTATTTTTCACCTTGAATTGCCTTGTTGACTTGCTTTTGATATTGATAGTAGCAGAGGCACCCAGCAGTTACGTAGATATTCCTGGAAATCTTATCTGCATCGCAAAGCCCTCGTCTCTGTCTCTGTAATTTACAATGTGGATGCTGCTCTCAACTTTGCGATATAATTCTATCTTGTCTGCTTGACGTGCACgcctttaaataaatgcaattaagtATATAGATGTGCATACGTATGCATATACATGTGTAATCGTAAAGTACGTAAACAATTGCAAATCTCTAGACTCCCGAGTGACTTGCTTATAAATCAGCGAAAGTTTCGCCGGCAAACAcactattatatatttttatattccattGATATCGGTTATTAGTCCCTGCTGTTGTATACCGATTATGGACTAGTGCCAAACCCAAAGAAATCTATTGACAGCATGGCACAAATGAGTTAATAATTGAGTCATTTATTTCTGTAAATGATCTAATGTGTAATTCgatattattcaaatttttcttgttgctgatattttgatatatatttttctcagtttgTAACTGCAGTGAAAGACTAAATTAATTAGGGGAACGCCAAATGAGTTATTGATtgaatcattttatttttaaatgatctgtgtaatataaaaaaaattattattttttgcttatattttgctctatatattCCTCTCCGATTGCAACTGCagtaaaagattaaaatagTTTCGGGGAAACACAAATCATGATGAAAGCACGTTCTGAGGTCTTAAATATGTCAAcgtttaaaatgaaaactggAGATCCCCTATTGAGTTGTTTTCTGTATTGTTCATAAATCATGAGTAACCATGACTTGCAAAAGAATGGCGAGAAGCGACTCTCTATACTTCACTTCCCTTAACTTCACTTAATCTAAGATTTTGatactatatgtatatattagaCAAACAAGTTAATAATTCTGACACATCACTTTAACCAGTTTATTACCCAGTTTAATCTAGAACAAACAAtaggtaaattaaataacaaataatgcAGAGAGCCCTTTGTAAAATGCacaatgtaaatataaaattattttaaacgttCCATTATTTGCCCATTTATAGACGCGAATGCAGAGTCTTTCGCCGCCCACACAAAACATGAACATATTGTCAACTTTTCGGAACATGGTCACGCGTGAGGGCTTTTTAAGGTaagttatttcatttttgtttatgacaGACTTAACTAGAATACCATCTTTTTGATTTGCAGACCCATTAGGGGAGCCAGTGCGGTGGTATTGGGTGCTGGTCCGGCGCATTCGCTGTACTTCGCCGCCTACGAAATGACCAAGGAGCTCACGGCCAAGTTCACAACAGTGAGAAACCTCAACTATGGTAAATTTCTAGGGACTATACTTGCGCCAATGGCCCCTAATCCGTAACCGAATCCATTGCAGTGATTTCGGGAGTGGTGGCCACCCTCATACACGACGCCATTTCTAGTCCCACGGATGTGATCAAGCAGCGAATGCAGATGTACAACTCACCCTACACATCGGTGATATCCTGCGTCCGGGATATCTACAAAAAGGAGGGCTTCAAAGCCTTCTACAGAGCCTACGGCACGCAACTGGTCATGAATTTACCATATCAGACAATACATTTTACCACATACGAGTTTTTCCAGAACACAGTAAGTGCATTCAGCACTTCCTTGGCCTTGCCAACAAATTATAACATATTGTGCATTACAGTTGAACCTGGAACGGAAATACAATCCTCCGGTGCACATGGCAGCGGGTGCTGCAGCTGGCGCCTGTGCAGCAGCTATAACCACGCCCCTGGATGTGATCAAAACGCTGCTGAACACTCAGGAAACTGGACTGACGCGCGGCATGATCGAGGCCAGCCGAAAGGTGAATATTGTCCCTTCTAGAATTTAAGGATAGCTTAGCTTTTGatcttaattaattattaattataaataatctATGATTATGGAAGAAATTTCCCGTAAATtgactttatatttattatatgctCTTAAATACGAAACTGAAACCGTTTAAATGAGTAAAGCACTTCTCGTATATCATTGAAGCCAAACTTTATTTGCATAACAAAGTAAGATAAATCTAAATCTATAAACTATATTCTTTTTAATGAGTAATGGGTTGAAAAAATCTCATCAACACTTTCTcgtatatcatttaaaaacctattatatatgcatatgtgtataggATATTCTGTAagtttttcttgaaaatgaTTCCAATCGATTGGACTTTTAAAACACGGATACTGAAATCGTTTAAGTTACTAAATCGTTTCAAATAAAGGGTCAGCACTTCCTGCTTGCCATTGAAAGCAAactaaaagtttaaagaatCGTAGAAAAAGCACATGTGTACAATGAGAAGTTCTCCATGTTTTTCTTGAATAAGTAAGTAACTTGTGCTCCTAAAATGTTtgaaagttatttaaatagtccaacttaatttattactttgtttacacaacaaaattcattttcatGGTATACTTCCAATATAAATACTGCTGCCATAAaacttttgattaaattaagtGTGCActtggtttttattatgtgtaaTATGATCTCTGTAAAGTTAATTATCGCATTAAATTATCTTTCAAGTTTAAAAGCTCAAAgttcttaacttaaaataaaattacccTTTGACCTTTTCCAGATCTACCACATGGCCGGTCCATTGGGCTTCTTCAGGGGCATGACCGCCCGCGTGCTGTACTCCATGCCCGCCACGGCCATTTGCTGGTCCACGTACGAGTTCTTCAAGTTCTACCTGTGCGGCATGGACGCCGATCAGTACAAATCGTCAATTACGGGCCGCTCGGAGCCCCGCAAAGCGGACTACGTGCTGCCCAGGACCACGGATGAGGAGCAGAGCGATCAGGATCGGGAGACGGCGAGGGAGAAGGACACGGCGGCGACCCTGCACTCAACGCCGACCTCGGTGAATGCCGCCGGTGCCATCAAGACGGTGTGTGAGCTGTCGACGCGACCCGCCGGGCCAACAATCAACCTGCACACGCGGCACACGGACGTGAAGAGTCCATACGAACGGGGCTTCTCCAGCACGTAGGCTGCgccagtgggcgtggccgcgAGCGGGGCCTGCGTTCGAAACgtttgcagcagcagcagcagcaggaggagcgaCAGCTAAACCTAAGCGTAGCTATTAGTTGGCGGTGGGGATCGGGGAAGCTGGGATGTGCGATGGATGGTGGTCACCGTTGGGCAGTTGTGGACGACACGGTGTTCGAAACGCCTGTCGATCCGCTGAACACCGCCACTGGCCATTGCCCCCCACTTTCAGCCCACCCGAACCCAGCTGCTTCTTGTATGAATACTCTGCGAGGAGTCGGTGAGAGAGTTTTATCACTCCATAGTCGGAGGTTAAATCGTAGTTGTTGTTCTGCACAAAACTCTCGCTCTCACACACAACACGCAAAACtccacaacacacacacacacctataAACACCCTACACACACCTTACACCatccccacacacacaaaacagtTTTAGGCAAAATGCGAAATTCTTGTTAAAAAGTATATGCTAATGATAATACTGTATCTATGTTATTTCGAAATGAGAGAACCTTCTTGTAAAATACTATTACCTACTATTATGTATTACAACCTTTGATTTactacatttatatatattttttttaaaacaacaagtTTCAAAGTATATATACATGCATATATTTATGTTGATCGTTGTAAAGTAATCAAGAGCAAAAATGTAAagcgaacacacacacaagcgcGCGCGCCGAGGagtaaaattcaataatttgtaatCCAATTACACTTAAATCTTCAAACTGAGATGTTACAAAAACTAACGAATCGCAGATACAGTCTCCCTCCCAAATTGCCCAATCTAAACCCGATACTAActagccagccagccagccccTTCCCAAGTGTAGAGTAGTAGCCTAGCTATCTCTGATTTCCCTTGCGTCCCAGCACTCCATTGCGATTGCCTAAACATTTAAGATTTTCTCCATTGTTTTTAACCAATCATCACACTCAATAACTTTCGTCTCAGTGCTAGAGTTCTTCACCCTTTTGCCTAGCAATCGCAATTCAGTGTCAGGGATCGGGGGCAACCGGAATCCCCAGAATATACAATAATGCATCATATTATTACGTTCactgttatttttgtttatatatatgcataatatatatatatatatataaatggaTATGCTACACCGACCATTATTAAACTGTAAGGTGTAGCtctaaattacaattttattgttaaagaattcaaaaagaaaacgaaGCGGAAGCAGAAGCAAAAACCATTGGCCGGCGAAAAAGCCCATTAAACggatgaaagaaaaaaaaagcgtaTAACTTGTTTTATGTCAAATGCATTTTAACAACAATTGCCTTTTATTGTTTCCGATAACAGTTGGTTCGTGTTCATTCTAGCTGATGGCTAGAGGCTAGAGGATTGAATCCAGGCCCCGGCGACGAGAGCGCTGCGACAGGATTGGACGGGGCTTGTAGAGATCATCGTTGGTGTACCGCTGCTGCTGGCAGAGCTTCTTGCTGAGTCGCCTGGCGGACAGGGCGTCTGCAGAATAAACAATCGCATTAATCACTCGCATTTGCGGAAACCCTTCGAAATATCAACTAAAATGTGGGCAAACAAAAGTCAGAAAATCTTGCGCTAACCGCTTACCCAGcacatttcaaaattttgatagGCCTAGTTGGAGGCTTCATACACAGCtatgttaatttataaattatgtgGATGCATGTGGAGTAGAAAGTAGAGGCGGTAGAAATAACAATGAGGATGAGCATGAGATGTATGTAAAGCGGAGGACAGATCGATATATCGTAGAAGCGGAAATACATTTGCTTTATTAAGTATTTTGGATTACCTATATAAATTCAACATAAATACAGATTCGATTTAAAAGCAAGTATAGTGGATTAGTTCTATCTAAAGTTAATTTCCGCTTCGTACGAGTTTTCTCAAGATAAAATCGATTCATCCTAATAAGGGGGTTGGTTAACAATAAAGCGATTTGTTTATATACACACTGAACTGTTAGACCAAATGATAGCTTGCTATGACACAGTACGCACCATGCTCCTGCTTCTCCAAAGCCTCGTTCTCCTTGGAGTTTATACTGGCGTCGGATGGCGTGGGCGATGCCTTGGGTTCGTCGCGCCTTAGCCTCTTCGCCGGACTGCCGgaggtgctgctgctgctcggaCTACAAATCCGGGGCGGTGGTGTCATCTCCCGCACCActtgctgctcctgctgctgcggctcctgctgctgctgcggctccTGCAAGCTGCTCCGCCTTCGCTTGGATATGCTCCTTCGTAGAGCACGTACATCAACTATCTCATCCTTTGATCCCTCCGCGCTCAGCCTGTTGAGTAAATTGTTGCGATCCTCGATCAGTTGATTGATGAGCTGTAGGCGTTCCTTGAACTCGTCTGTGTTTTCCTCGAAGTGGGTAACAAAGTCGGCAACTAATGTATCACTTTGCTCATTCAACTTGGGGGTGGTTGGGGCAGGCATTGCAGCTTGGTTCGGTAGATCCTCGAGTAAACTGGGTTCAGGAGGATCCTCCTGTGTGCTCTCCGAAGCTTGGGGTTTCTCCACTAGTGCCAACGCAATGCCTTCTTTGTTTTCCTCAGCCGGGGAATGAGGTACGGACGATTCAGCTTCTTTGTCAGCTATTTGAGGTTCTGCATTTGGCTCTTCAACTTGTGAAACCGACTCCGATTCTAGTTTCTCTGCCTGATTCTCGACTTTTTTCCCGTCCATATCGTTGGGCACAGGCCTACTGCTCTCCACCTGCCTTTGTGACTGGGAACCAGCAGTCAGCTCAATGAAACTGGTCGACGATTGCTGGAGTATGTCGCTGACAATGACAACACCGCTTGCACTGTCACACTCACCGTTCTGGCCACCGTTGGAGTTTCCATTCGTGCTATTACCATTCTCCACTGGCGCATCCGCATCTGCTTTTTCCTGTGGCATCTGGGGCATCTTGGCCGGACCACCAGAGCTGGGTGGCTTGCCCTCATCGTTGGAGTCCGAGTTCCGTCGCTGGTTAAGCTTCGACTTGCTCTCGTTGTGATCATCCTGGATCGCTTTATTCTCCGCACTGGCGGACGAGTTGGATTTATTGCGGTCACGATCTCGCCCTCTAACGTGTTCTTTTCTCCTCGACGACGATGATGAACTGCTACTGCTGTGGTGGCTGCGATTTTGACTCTCTTTATCCTTATCCTTATCTTTATCCTTGTCCCTTTCCTTATCCTTGTCTTTATCCCGATCCGATCGCGATGAAGTTGAACtggatttgtgttttttatggGATGAGGACTCGTGGCGagaagatgaagatgaagtGCCCGAGCGTTTGGATGAGGATGACTCTCGATTACTTCGGCTGGATGAGCTGGAGCTCTTGTCGTTCTTGGAGCTGCTACTGCTCCTATGTTTCGAGCTGGATGAGTGCGATGAGGAGTGCTTCGAGCTGGAACTCGAGGAATGTTTGCTGTGCGATTTATCCCGACTGCGGTCACGATCGCGATCACGATCCCGATCTCTGCTCCTGCGTCGCTGCTTATCATCTGAGTGGCTGTGATGTCGTCGCTCCTTCTCTCTGTCCTTGGACTTTGAATGGCTCTTGGATTGCGACGACACGGAAATGGGCGATGCCATGGGTTTCTTAGCGTCCTCTTTAGGTGTCTCCACATCTTCTGGCGGGGCGAGCACTGGAGGTTTATCTTCCTTGACTTCGGCTGCCGTTGTGGGCTGAGTTATCTCCGCATCCACTGCATCGAACTGTACACTTGGCTTCACAACCTCTTCCGAAAGGAATCCATTACTGCTTTCTGCCGGTTGTGGCGTTGGGGGAGGCTCAACTGCCGGAGGCGCTGGTGGTAATGGCTCAACTTTGGGAGGCGCTGGCGGAGGAGGTGGCTCCACTGGAGGTGGTGCTGGTGGCTGGGGCTCAGGAGGGGGCGGGGGCTCATCTTTCGGAGGGgctggcggaggaggaggcgcaACTGTGGGCGGCGCCGGGGGTGGCGGTGGTATGGGTTCCGGTTCAACTATAGACTCAATGCTGGCATTGTTGGCATCGTCTATGTTGGCCTTCACCTCCGACATAATGGCATCTTCGATGGATAGAATCTGTGGGCCACCGTTCGTGTCCTTCGACACGGAGTTTTTTCGCTCAGTACCTGCACGATAATCCAATTAGTCAGTATATGAAACACTTTGCCAGACCTGGCAAACCCACCTTCGAAGGTAATGGCATCCTGCTTAATGTCGAAGTGCAGCTGGCGACTGCCATTGTCACCTGCTCCAGCACTGGTGTCACTGGAGTTTTCGCTGAACTTTGGCATCTGGGCCTCCTCGCACATGTTCGCCGGATCCCCACTGTTGTGGGGTGCTTGGCCCGTGGGCTGCTGGGCATCGCCCA
This genomic window from Drosophila gunungcola strain Sukarami chromosome 3R, Dgunungcola_SK_2, whole genome shotgun sequence contains:
- the LOC128258065 gene encoding endoplasmin, with amino-acid sequence MKYFLLLGLLLLAGVNQIAASEDEATTETIDLDLGSFKEGSRTDAETLKREEEAIQLDGLNVAQLKEIREKAEKFTFQTEVNRMMKLIINSLYRNKEIFLRELISNASDAIDKIRLLALSNSKELESNPELHIRIKADKENKALHIMDSGIGMTHQDLINNLGTIAKSGTADFLAKMQDPSKSEGQDMNDMIGQFGVGFYSAFLVADRVVVTTKHNDDKQYIWESDANSFSITEDPRGDTLKRGSVVSLYLKEEAQDFLEEDTVRELIRKYSQFINFPIRMWSSKTVEEEVPVEEEAKPEKTEDDVEDEDAKVEEADDDKPKTKKVSKTTWDWTLINDSKPIWTRKPAEVNEEEYTNFYKSLTKDSSEPLSQTHFIAEGEVTFKSLLYVPKVQPSESFNRYGTKSDNIKLYVRRVFITDEFNDMMPNYLSFIRGVVDSDDLPLNVSRETLQQHKLIKVIKKKLVRKVLDMLKKIDKDAYEKFWKEFSTNIKLGVMEDPSNRSRLAKLLRFQTSNGKGVTSLAEYKERMKAKQEHIYYIAGANRAEVEKSPFVERLLSKGYEVLYLVEAVDEYCISALPEFDGKKFQNVAKEGFQLNESEKSKKNFESLKSTFEPLVKWLNDVALKDQISKAQVSERLSNSPCALVAGVFGWTGNMERLAMSNAHQKSDDPQRTYYLNQKKALEINPRHPLIRELLRRVEADEADDTAKDMALMMFRTATLRSGYMLQETSQFADSIEQMMRQTLGVSQSEQVEFDEDEEDDAEESKTESQESANGDDEEEDQQHDEL
- the LOC128252580 gene encoding mitoferrin — its product is MNIDDYESLPTTSVGVNMTAGAIAGVLEHVVMYPLDSVKTRMQSLSPPTQNMNILSTFRNMVTREGFLRPIRGASAVVLGAGPAHSLYFAAYEMTKELTAKFTTVRNLNYVISGVVATLIHDAISSPTDVIKQRMQMYNSPYTSVISCVRDIYKKEGFKAFYRAYGTQLVMNLPYQTIHFTTYEFFQNTLNLERKYNPPVHMAAGAAAGACAAAITTPLDVIKTLLNTQETGLTRGMIEASRKIYHMAGPLGFFRGMTARVLYSMPATAICWSTYEFFKFYLCGMDADQYKSSITGRSEPRKADYVLPRTTDEEQSDQDRETAREKDTAATLHSTPTSVNAAGAIKTVCELSTRPAGPTINLHTRHTDVKSPYERGFSST